From Anopheles arabiensis isolate DONGOLA chromosome 3, AaraD3, whole genome shotgun sequence, a single genomic window includes:
- the LOC120903456 gene encoding serine/threonine-protein phosphatase 2A 56 kDa regulatory subunit gamma isoform-like isoform X2: MTLNDENGASSNNVVVKAASGTGLSAAGTGSDRPAPAGTQPVGMGGGGATTGQATGPNGGIGAPINSSANNNNNNNNSSSSIINSGNGAAATATAQSNSTNNNNNNNNNSISNGNGQNGKQQQQSQGPPTGGSLEKRPSSSSATSGTGSGRYIIPKFYEIETLPPLKDADPAEREELFIQKLRQCCVLFDFSEPLNDLKYKEIKRCALQEIVEHLNNQSNVITEPIYPEAFNMVATNLFRTLPPSSNPNGAEFDPEEDEPTLEVSWPHLQFVYELFLRFLESPDFQPNVAKRYIDHSFILNLLELFDSEDPRERDFLKTVLHRVYGKFLGLRAFIRKQINNIFYKFIYETEHHNGIAELLEILGSIINGFALPLKEEHKQFLLKVLLPLHKVKSLSVYHPQLAYCVVQFLEKDASLTQPVIKCLLKFWPKTHSPKEVMFLNELEEILDVIEPAEFQKVMEPLFRQIAKCVSSPHFQVAERALYYWNNDYIMSLISENSKVIMPIMFPALYSNSKSHWNKTIHGLIYNAIKLFMEMNQLLFDECHRKYQAEQETEQEKLAQRDALWQQMEDLAARNSKLTLNDDESQQSGSGRLSSNFSHPQQQQQQHRQMNGTSGGGGGGVYDRRSIQHSST; this comes from the exons ATGACACTGAACGATGAGAATGGGGCCAGCAGCAATAATGTTGTCGTCAAGGCAGCAAGTGGAACGGGACTGTCAGCGGCGGGAACCGGATCAGATCGACCAGCGCCAGCAGGTACGCAGCCGGttgggatgggtggtggtggtgcaaccACCGGGCAAGCGACCGGCCCAAACGGGGGCATCGGAGCACCCATCAACAGTAGCGcgaacaataacaacaacaacaacaacagcagcagcagtatcatCAACTCCGGCAACGGCG CGGCTGCGACGGCAACGGCACAAAGCAACAgcaccaataacaacaacaacaacaacaacaatagtaTTAGCAACGGCAACGGACAGAatggcaagcagcagcagcagtcacagGGTCCACCAACGGGCGGCAGCCTGGAGAAGcggccgagcagcagcagtgcgacGAGCGGCACCGGCAGCGGTCGCTACATCATACCGAAGTTTTACGAGATCGAAACGCTGCCCCCGCTGAAGGACGCCGATCCGGCCGAGCGGGAGGAGCTGTTCATCCAGAAGCTGCGCCAGTGCTGCGTCCTGTTCGACTTCTCCGAACCGCTGAACGATCTGAAGTACAAGGAGATCAAGCGGTGCGCACTGCAGGAAATCGTCGAGCATCTGAACAACCAGAGCAACGTGATTACCGAGCCGATCTACCCGGAAGCGTTCAACATGGTGGCGACCAACCTGTTCCGCACGCTGCCCCCGTCCTCCAACCCGAACGGGGCCGAGTTCGATCCGGAGGAGGACGAGCCGACGCTCGAGGTGTCCTGGCCGCATCTGCAGTTCGTGTACGAGCTGTTTCTGCGGTTTCTCGAGTCGCCCGACTTCCAGCCGAACGTGGCGAAGCGGTACATCGACCACAGCTTCATCCTGAACCTGCTCGAGCTGTTCGATTCGGAGGATCCGCGCGAGCGCGACTTCCTCAAGACGGTGCTGCACCGGGTGTACGGCAAGTTTCTCGGGCTGCGCGCCTTCATCCGCAAGCAGATCAACAACATCTTCTACAAGTTCATCTACGAGACGGAGCACCACAACGGCATTGCCGAGCTGCTCGAGATACTGGGCAGCATCATCAACGGGTTCGCGCTCCCCCTGAAGGAGGAGCACAAGCAGTTCCTGCTCaaggtgctgctgccgctgcacaAGGTCAAGAGCCTGTCCGTGTACCATCCGCAGCTGGCGTACTGTGTGGTGCAGTTTCTCGAGAAGGACGCCAGCCTGACGCAGCCCGTCATCAAGTGTTTGCTCAAGTTTTGGCCGAAAACGCATAGCCCGAAGGAGGTGATGTTTCTGAACGAGCTCGAGGAGATACTGGACGTGATCGAGCCGGCCGAATTCCAGAAGGTGATGGAACCCCTGTTCCGCCAGATCGCCAAGTGCGTGTCGAGCCCGCACTTTCAGGTGGCCGAGCGGGCACTGTACTACTGGAACAATGACTACATCATGTCGCTGATATCGGAAAACTCGAAGGTGATCATGCCGATCATGTTCCCCGCCCtgtacagcaacagcaagtcGCACTGGAACAAAACGATCCACGGGCTGATCTACAACGCGATCAAGCTGTTCATGGAGATGAACCAGCTGCTGTTCGACGAGTGCCACCGGAAGTACCAGGCGGAGCAGGAGACGGAGCAGGAGAAGCTGGCCCAGCGGGATGCCCTGTGGCAGCAGATGGAGGATCTGGCCGCGCGGAATAGTAAGTTGACGCTGAACGACGACGAGTCGCAGCAGTCGGGCAGTGGGCGACTTTCGAGCAACTTTAGCCacccccagcagcagcagcagcagcaccgacaGATGAACGGAACgtcgggtggtggtggtggtggagtgtACGATCGGCGATCGATACAGCACAGTAGCACCTAA
- the LOC120903456 gene encoding serine/threonine-protein phosphatase 2A 56 kDa regulatory subunit gamma isoform-like isoform X3, translated as MTLNDENGASSNNVVVKAASGTGLSAAGTGSDRPAPAGTQPVGMGGGGATTGQATGPNGGIGAPINSSANNNNNNNNSSSSIINSGNGGTAAANAAATATAQSNSTNNNNNNNNNSISNGNGQNGKQQQQSQGPPTGGSLEKRPSSSSATSGTGSGRYIIPKFYEIETLPPLKDADPAEREELFIQKLRQCCVLFDFSEPLNDLKYKEIKRCALQEIVEHLNNQSNVITEPIYPEAFNMVATNLFRTLPPSSNPNGAEFDPEEDEPTLEVSWPHLQFVYELFLRFLESPDFQPNVAKRYIDHSFILNLLELFDSEDPRERDFLKTVLHRVYGKFLGLRAFIRKQINNIFYKFIYETEHHNGIAELLEILGSIINGFALPLKEEHKQFLLKVLLPLHKVKSLSVYHPQLAYCVVQFLEKDASLTQPVIKCLLKFWPKTHSPKEVMFLNELEEILDVIEPAEFQKVMEPLFRQIAKCVSSPHFQVAERALYYWNNDYIMSLISENSKVIMPIMFPALYSNSKSHWNKTIHGLIYNAIKLFMEMNQLLFDECHRKYQAEQETEQEKLAQRDALWQQMEDLAARNRNCVGKLPTNGALHVLYVLKTIRSEEGRTMI; from the exons ATGACACTGAACGATGAGAATGGGGCCAGCAGCAATAATGTTGTCGTCAAGGCAGCAAGTGGAACGGGACTGTCAGCGGCGGGAACCGGATCAGATCGACCAGCGCCAGCAGGTACGCAGCCGGttgggatgggtggtggtggtgcaaccACCGGGCAAGCGACCGGCCCAAACGGGGGCATCGGAGCACCCATCAACAGTAGCGcgaacaataacaacaacaacaacaacagcagcagcagtatcatCAACTCCGGCAACGGCGGTACGGCAGCGGCAAACG CGGCTGCGACGGCAACGGCACAAAGCAACAgcaccaataacaacaacaacaacaacaacaatagtaTTAGCAACGGCAACGGACAGAatggcaagcagcagcagcagtcacagGGTCCACCAACGGGCGGCAGCCTGGAGAAGcggccgagcagcagcagtgcgacGAGCGGCACCGGCAGCGGTCGCTACATCATACCGAAGTTTTACGAGATCGAAACGCTGCCCCCGCTGAAGGACGCCGATCCGGCCGAGCGGGAGGAGCTGTTCATCCAGAAGCTGCGCCAGTGCTGCGTCCTGTTCGACTTCTCCGAACCGCTGAACGATCTGAAGTACAAGGAGATCAAGCGGTGCGCACTGCAGGAAATCGTCGAGCATCTGAACAACCAGAGCAACGTGATTACCGAGCCGATCTACCCGGAAGCGTTCAACATGGTGGCGACCAACCTGTTCCGCACGCTGCCCCCGTCCTCCAACCCGAACGGGGCCGAGTTCGATCCGGAGGAGGACGAGCCGACGCTCGAGGTGTCCTGGCCGCATCTGCAGTTCGTGTACGAGCTGTTTCTGCGGTTTCTCGAGTCGCCCGACTTCCAGCCGAACGTGGCGAAGCGGTACATCGACCACAGCTTCATCCTGAACCTGCTCGAGCTGTTCGATTCGGAGGATCCGCGCGAGCGCGACTTCCTCAAGACGGTGCTGCACCGGGTGTACGGCAAGTTTCTCGGGCTGCGCGCCTTCATCCGCAAGCAGATCAACAACATCTTCTACAAGTTCATCTACGAGACGGAGCACCACAACGGCATTGCCGAGCTGCTCGAGATACTGGGCAGCATCATCAACGGGTTCGCGCTCCCCCTGAAGGAGGAGCACAAGCAGTTCCTGCTCaaggtgctgctgccgctgcacaAGGTCAAGAGCCTGTCCGTGTACCATCCGCAGCTGGCGTACTGTGTGGTGCAGTTTCTCGAGAAGGACGCCAGCCTGACGCAGCCCGTCATCAAGTGTTTGCTCAAGTTTTGGCCGAAAACGCATAGCCCGAAGGAGGTGATGTTTCTGAACGAGCTCGAGGAGATACTGGACGTGATCGAGCCGGCCGAATTCCAGAAGGTGATGGAACCCCTGTTCCGCCAGATCGCCAAGTGCGTGTCGAGCCCGCACTTTCAGGTGGCCGAGCGGGCACTGTACTACTGGAACAATGACTACATCATGTCGCTGATATCGGAAAACTCGAAGGTGATCATGCCGATCATGTTCCCCGCCCtgtacagcaacagcaagtcGCACTGGAACAAAACGATCCACGGGCTGATCTACAACGCGATCAAGCTGTTCATGGAGATGAACCAGCTGCTGTTCGACGAGTGCCACCGGAAGTACCAGGCGGAGCAGGAGACGGAGCAGGAGAAGCTGGCCCAGCGGGATGCCCTGTGGCAGCAGATGGAGGATCTGGCCGCGCGGAATA GAAATTGTGTTGGAAAATTGCCTACAAATGGTGCGCTTCACGTACTTTACGTTCTTAAAACGATTCGAAGCGAAGAGGGTCGAACAATGATTTAA
- the LOC120903456 gene encoding serine/threonine-protein phosphatase 2A 56 kDa regulatory subunit gamma isoform-like isoform X1, with amino-acid sequence MTLNDENGASSNNVVVKAASGTGLSAAGTGSDRPAPAGTQPVGMGGGGATTGQATGPNGGIGAPINSSANNNNNNNNSSSSIINSGNGGTAAANAAATATAQSNSTNNNNNNNNNSISNGNGQNGKQQQQSQGPPTGGSLEKRPSSSSATSGTGSGRYIIPKFYEIETLPPLKDADPAEREELFIQKLRQCCVLFDFSEPLNDLKYKEIKRCALQEIVEHLNNQSNVITEPIYPEAFNMVATNLFRTLPPSSNPNGAEFDPEEDEPTLEVSWPHLQFVYELFLRFLESPDFQPNVAKRYIDHSFILNLLELFDSEDPRERDFLKTVLHRVYGKFLGLRAFIRKQINNIFYKFIYETEHHNGIAELLEILGSIINGFALPLKEEHKQFLLKVLLPLHKVKSLSVYHPQLAYCVVQFLEKDASLTQPVIKCLLKFWPKTHSPKEVMFLNELEEILDVIEPAEFQKVMEPLFRQIAKCVSSPHFQVAERALYYWNNDYIMSLISENSKVIMPIMFPALYSNSKSHWNKTIHGLIYNAIKLFMEMNQLLFDECHRKYQAEQETEQEKLAQRDALWQQMEDLAARNSKLTLNDDESQQSGSGRLSSNFSHPQQQQQQHRQMNGTSGGGGGGVYDRRSIQHSST; translated from the exons ATGACACTGAACGATGAGAATGGGGCCAGCAGCAATAATGTTGTCGTCAAGGCAGCAAGTGGAACGGGACTGTCAGCGGCGGGAACCGGATCAGATCGACCAGCGCCAGCAGGTACGCAGCCGGttgggatgggtggtggtggtgcaaccACCGGGCAAGCGACCGGCCCAAACGGGGGCATCGGAGCACCCATCAACAGTAGCGcgaacaataacaacaacaacaacaacagcagcagcagtatcatCAACTCCGGCAACGGCGGTACGGCAGCGGCAAACG CGGCTGCGACGGCAACGGCACAAAGCAACAgcaccaataacaacaacaacaacaacaacaatagtaTTAGCAACGGCAACGGACAGAatggcaagcagcagcagcagtcacagGGTCCACCAACGGGCGGCAGCCTGGAGAAGcggccgagcagcagcagtgcgacGAGCGGCACCGGCAGCGGTCGCTACATCATACCGAAGTTTTACGAGATCGAAACGCTGCCCCCGCTGAAGGACGCCGATCCGGCCGAGCGGGAGGAGCTGTTCATCCAGAAGCTGCGCCAGTGCTGCGTCCTGTTCGACTTCTCCGAACCGCTGAACGATCTGAAGTACAAGGAGATCAAGCGGTGCGCACTGCAGGAAATCGTCGAGCATCTGAACAACCAGAGCAACGTGATTACCGAGCCGATCTACCCGGAAGCGTTCAACATGGTGGCGACCAACCTGTTCCGCACGCTGCCCCCGTCCTCCAACCCGAACGGGGCCGAGTTCGATCCGGAGGAGGACGAGCCGACGCTCGAGGTGTCCTGGCCGCATCTGCAGTTCGTGTACGAGCTGTTTCTGCGGTTTCTCGAGTCGCCCGACTTCCAGCCGAACGTGGCGAAGCGGTACATCGACCACAGCTTCATCCTGAACCTGCTCGAGCTGTTCGATTCGGAGGATCCGCGCGAGCGCGACTTCCTCAAGACGGTGCTGCACCGGGTGTACGGCAAGTTTCTCGGGCTGCGCGCCTTCATCCGCAAGCAGATCAACAACATCTTCTACAAGTTCATCTACGAGACGGAGCACCACAACGGCATTGCCGAGCTGCTCGAGATACTGGGCAGCATCATCAACGGGTTCGCGCTCCCCCTGAAGGAGGAGCACAAGCAGTTCCTGCTCaaggtgctgctgccgctgcacaAGGTCAAGAGCCTGTCCGTGTACCATCCGCAGCTGGCGTACTGTGTGGTGCAGTTTCTCGAGAAGGACGCCAGCCTGACGCAGCCCGTCATCAAGTGTTTGCTCAAGTTTTGGCCGAAAACGCATAGCCCGAAGGAGGTGATGTTTCTGAACGAGCTCGAGGAGATACTGGACGTGATCGAGCCGGCCGAATTCCAGAAGGTGATGGAACCCCTGTTCCGCCAGATCGCCAAGTGCGTGTCGAGCCCGCACTTTCAGGTGGCCGAGCGGGCACTGTACTACTGGAACAATGACTACATCATGTCGCTGATATCGGAAAACTCGAAGGTGATCATGCCGATCATGTTCCCCGCCCtgtacagcaacagcaagtcGCACTGGAACAAAACGATCCACGGGCTGATCTACAACGCGATCAAGCTGTTCATGGAGATGAACCAGCTGCTGTTCGACGAGTGCCACCGGAAGTACCAGGCGGAGCAGGAGACGGAGCAGGAGAAGCTGGCCCAGCGGGATGCCCTGTGGCAGCAGATGGAGGATCTGGCCGCGCGGAATAGTAAGTTGACGCTGAACGACGACGAGTCGCAGCAGTCGGGCAGTGGGCGACTTTCGAGCAACTTTAGCCacccccagcagcagcagcagcagcaccgacaGATGAACGGAACgtcgggtggtggtggtggtggagtgtACGATCGGCGATCGATACAGCACAGTAGCACCTAA
- the LOC120903466 gene encoding glutathione S-transferase 1-1-like — MAPLILYHFPGSPPSRSALLALRNLDLDAEVKIVNLFAGEHLADEFVAINPDHTVPTLVDEDYILWESKAIVTYLAEQYKPGCTLYPSEPKKRGLINHRLYFDSGTLFVALRNVLMTVLRSGETRIPQEKKDAVYKALEKLDSYLDGCDWIAGEECTLADLCALANVATLKEIGVGMEGYANVSGWYERCRELPGFDENEEGASFLGNAFKSKLEEQF; from the exons ATGGCTCCCCTGATTTTGTACCACTTTCCGGGCTCGCCACCCTCCCGGTCGGCTCTGCTTGCATTGCGCAATTTGGATCTGGATGCCGAG GTGAAAATAGTGAACCTGTTCGCCGGTGAGCATCTGGCGGACGAGTTCGTTGCGATCAACCCGGACCACACCGTGCCGACGCTCGTCGACGAGGACTACATCCTGTGGGAGTCGAAAGCGATCGTCACGTACCTGGCGGAACAGTACAAGCCGGGCTGCACACTCTACCCGTCCGAGCCGAAAAAGCGCGGGCTCATCAACCACCGGCTCTACTTCGACTCGGGCACACTGTTTGTGGCGCTGCGCAACGTGCTGATGACGGTGCTGCGCTCCGGCGAGACGCGCATCCCGCAGGAAAAGAAGGACGCCGTGTACAAGGCGCTGGAAAAGCTCGACTCCTATCTGGACGGGTGCGATTGGATTGCGGGCGAGGAGTGTACGCTGGCCGATCTGTGCGCGTTGGCGAATGTGGCCACGCTGAAGGAAATCGGAGTGGGGATGGAGGGCTACGCCAACGTTAGCGGCTGGTACGAACGGTGCCGCGAGCTGCCCGGATTCGACGAAAACGAGGAAGGCGCTAGCTTCCTTGGAAATGCGTTCAAATCGAAGCTCGAGGAACAGTTTTAG